TTACTTGAGAGTTTAAAGGATCACATATCAACCACCGCCCAGGACCACTGCAAAGCCATCTACCTGCATGTCCTCACTACCAACAATACGGCTATAAACTTCTACGAAAACAGAGACTTCAAGCAGCATCACTATCTCCCCTATTACTATTCCATCCGAGGGGTCCTCAAAGATGGCTTCACCTATGTCCTCTACATCAACGGTGGCCACCCTCCCTGGACCATCCTATATCCTTTCTCTTTCGGGGGTGAGGTATTGTGGCTTCCTAGCAGGGCCCGTGCACCAGCTGGAGCTGTGGTTGCCTTCACATGGCATCCACAAGGCCAAGCTCACGGGACCAGATGTTGTTGTGGGCGGGTCTGGCCGGCACATCTTGGGAAATGACGGTCTGGGTGTGGACATTGGGAAAGCAGGCCAGCTCTGGCACTCGGCGCTCGCTGGACGTTAGACTGGTATGAGGGGAGTGTTCAGCCTCCTGGCCCaagatccatccatccatcaagtATCGAATGAGAGCCTCCTGTTCCAGGTGCATgggggatacaacagtgaacgAAACAGCCAGAAGCCCCTGCTCTCATGGGGCTGTGTGCTGGTGGGGGAGAAGACGAGCAAGTGAGGTGAAACGAACTGTTTGCTGTTTGTGAACACTTGGGTTCAAACCTTCTTTGCTGGGTGCGTGACCCAGAGGTGTgtccctgccctgctccctccTCTTTAACTCTCTCTGGCCCTTGACAGGTTCAGTGGAGGCCAGGAGACTTCCTGATAGTCATAGGGTGTGATCCCCAAAAtactgtgtgtatgtgagagagagaagttAAATGAATGAGTCCAGGATTTATCCTTTTCACAGGGAAATAAACGAGAAAGACAAGGGCGGCCCGAAAGCCTGCAGGCCTAGCTCCTGTGAAGATGGGTCTCTGTGGGTGTCCACAGGGTCAGGACTGCTGACCCCTCCTCATCACAGGGACAGGGCCCTGCCACTCTGAGGACTGAGCGTAGGGGAGAACTAGGAACACTTGCTCTGCcagaccccacccccagcacccagTCCTGTCCAGCCTTAGTCTGGGTGTCCAGGTGCCTGGGGCCTCACCCAGAAGGTCCCTTGTACCCAGGCTCTGCCCTGCATTATTTTGTGCAGCAGAGCCCCCTCCATCTGATGAGGCTTTCCAGCCCTGCAGAGGCTGAGCAGGCTCTTGGCCTCCTGCAAGAGTGGCATGCTGTCTGCATGCAGCCCCCATGGTCACCGTGCTGACAGTGCCACCCCGGGGCAGTTGGGCAGGCGAGTCGGAATCTTCCTTAACGGAGCTGCACGGACTACATCCAGCACCTGGGCTCTGCGCTAGCAAACCTGAGCCCCTGTTCCATCCCGCACAGGATCTACCGCCAGGCCCACAGCCTGCTCTGCAGCTTCCTGCCATGGTCAAGCATCTCCACCAAGGGCGGCATCGAGTACAGCCGGACCATGTGACGCCAGCCGGGCA
This DNA window, taken from Balaenoptera ricei isolate mBalRic1 chromosome 15, mBalRic1.hap2, whole genome shotgun sequence, encodes the following:
- the NAA60 gene encoding N-alpha-acetyltransferase 60 produces the protein MTEVVPSSSLSEVSLRLLCHDDIDTVKHLCGDWFPIDYPDSWYRDITSNKKFFSLAATYRGAIVGMIVAEIKSRTKIHKEDGDILASSFSVDTQVAYILSLGVVKEFRKHGIGSLLLESLKDHISTTAQDHCKAIYLHVLTTNNTAINFYENRDFKQHHYLPYYYSIRGVLKDGFTYVLYINGGHPPWTILDYIQHLGSALANLSPCSIPHRIYRQAHSLLCSFLPWSSISTKGGIEYSRTM